GAAGAAATTAAAGAAATACTAAAGGAAATCGATTATAACATAATAAATACAGAAGGTAAAATAGATGGAATTGATGAAGCTATACATTATATGCTTAAGATAAGAGGAGTAGATTTTGAGTTTTACTTAGCTACTTCCGCTATGGAGGTTATAAATAATATCATAACTCATGCTAAATCTGTAGGTTGCGAAGAGCCTACTCATGACTCAATAATTCAAAATCAGAAAGTAATACCGCATGAAGGATTAGTTGCTGAAGGAAAAATAGAGTTAAATGAGGAGTATTTTTATTTTTCAATAGTAAATAATCCTACTGGTAAAGTAGCTAAGAGAAAAGAAATAGAAAAATTAATTGAAGAAGCGAAAGATAAGGGAACAAAAATTATACTTGACGATGTATATGGTTATTTTTCTGATTCTAACGCATTCATTGATGATAACGTAATTTACGTTAGTAGTTTCAGCAGAATATTAGGTAGTGGAATAAGAATAGCTTTTACAAATATGAAAACTAACTCAAAACCTTCTTCGCTTTCCCAATATCTAGTTAAAAGACTTTATGAAATGGGTACTCTTAAAAAAGTTATAGATATGGAG
The nucleotide sequence above comes from Sulfurisphaera javensis. Encoded proteins:
- a CDS encoding aminotransferase class I/II-fold pyridoxal phosphate-dependent enzyme — protein: MCIDLRRGFPDPKIFPSEEIKEILKEIDYNIINTEGKIDGIDEAIHYMLKIRGVDFEFYLATSAMEVINNIITHAKSVGCEEPTHDSIIQNQKVIPHEGLVAEGKIELNEEYFYFSIVNNPTGKVAKRKEIEKLIEEAKDKGTKIILDDVYGYFSDSNAFIDDNVIYVSSFSRILGSGIRIAFTNMKTNSKPSSLSQYLVKRLYEMGTLKKVIDMEKEIYSSRLNGISKYFEKYLYKKPEGGVSILLSLPPEKFNAKVIDGSIYFRRKIKGLTRLTISRYDIKDIIKIVKV